One Brassica napus cultivar Da-Ae chromosome C4, Da-Ae, whole genome shotgun sequence genomic region harbors:
- the LOC111205660 gene encoding uncharacterized protein LOC111205660 has translation MQKHQNPQPATSAPIIVPQNETKVMLQQLLQGQQLQGKALNQVTTEINTRMNHIVRDLSTKYDNVASHMRQMDIQIAQTAESVKRQQGTQPGKTYKNPTECNAVQLRSGKQLSEPEKRRFTTAEKGKQKESEQLPADTPAVERNTEPAVGTSSPGPEQPAEAVRPIPEVVPPREYIPKVPYPVPAKATRKDREEMKCRKMLEDLTVRLPLMDAIHMMPSMRSFMKGLISGKISKESEFMTVSKECSAVLQNRQIKKRGDPGKFVLSIQIGKTVFACSLVDLGSSVNLMPYSVARRLGYTHFKPTKMSLVFADRSVKSPVGILEDLQVKVGNTSVPADFVVQELEEESKDPLFLGRPFLCTVGAIIDVQQGKIDLNLGDIVMQFEMDELLKKPMLDGQTFEVDEGIDPLQSREGMIEEILIEDPLELALVRAEAEQSVVNIDADGYAKMLDSARSMGRMVASLSLEEASNRDENTPAGVTPTPNLPVLPDQPDDLWSELKAPKVELKPFPKGLRYAFLGSNSTYPVIVNAELNNVETALLLCELRKYRKKRLNPNLKDVVKKEIMKLLEAGVIYAISDSKWVSPVHVVPKKGFLQIHIHPDDQEKTTFTCPYGTYAYRRMPFGLCNAPATFQRCVISIFTDLIEDIMEVFMDDFSVYGSSFSVCLSNLCRVLKRCEEKHLVLNWEKCHFMVRDGIVLGHKISEKGIEVDKAKIEVMMSLQPPTTVKAIRSFLGHAGFYRRFIQDFSRIPRPLTRLLCKEIKFDFDSECLGAFHTIKEALVSAHVVQPLDWDLPFEIMTDASDFAVGAVLGQRKDKKLHVIYYASKTMDEVQCRYATTEKELLAIVLAFKKFRSYLVGSKVIVHTDHAALKYLLTKKNAKPRLLRWILLLQEFDLEIKDKRGVENGVADHLSRMKIEDDTTLDEEHPVEHVNAIGLHFAEQPLGMIPDCSRIAEQPVAAIQKQYSHLPWFAEIAKFLAAEKKPLKFTGNDKRKFLREATRYVWDEPYLYRHCKDDLFRRCVPEADIPGILHHCHGSSYAGHFATFKTVSKILQAGFWWLTMFRDVHAYIARCDACQRLGNISKRNEMPQNYILEVEVFDCWGVDFMGPFPPSFKNEYILIAVDYVSKWVEAMASPTNDAKAATKMFSSIIFPRFGLPRVVISDGGTHFINKAFQGLLKKNGVRHKVATAYHPQTSGQVEVSNREIKSILPKTVNTSRKDWSLKLDDALWAYRTAYKTPLGTTPYHLVYGKACHLPVELEYKAACAVKLLNFDIKPATERRMIQIHELEEIRHLAYESSKIYKEKTKAYHDKRIISRRFEPNDKVLLFNSRLRLFPGKLKSRWSGPFPVKEVQPYGAVVLLDRKGDEFVVNGQRLKHYLAGSTIAEGEEIPLSDPPSA, from the exons ATGCAGAAACACCAGAACCCTCAACCAGCTACCTCCGCTCCTATCATTGTCCCGCAAAATGAGACAAAGGTCATGTTGCAGCAGCTGCTCCAAGGACAACAGCTCCAAGGGAAAGCTCTGAACCAGGTTACTACCGAGATCAATACCAGAATGAACCATATAGTCAGAGATTTGAGCACCAAGTACGATAATGTCGCGAGCCATATGAGACAGATGGACATTCAGATAGCTCAGACTGCTGAGAGCGTCAAGAGGCAGCAAGGTACTCAACCTGGTAAAACATACAAAAATCCTACGGAGTGCAATGCAGTTCAACTGAGGAGTGGAAAACAACTTTCCGAGCCGGAGAAGAGGAGGTTCACCACGGCTGAGAAAGGGAAGCAGAAAGAGTCGGAACAACTACCAGCTGATACCCCGGCAGTTGAGAGGAATACGGAACCAGCAGTTGGAACAAGTTCGCCAGGGCCAGAACAACCAGCTGAAGCTGTTCGCCCGATCCCAGAGGTTGTTCCTCCTCGCGAATACATTCCTAAAGTCCCTTACCCTGTTCCAGCAAAGGCCACTCGTAAGGACAGAGAGGAGATGAAGTGCAGGAAGATGTTGGAGGACCTAACCGTCCGACTCCCCTTGATGGATGCGATCCATATGATGCCCTCCATGCGCAGCTTTATGAAGGGATTGATCTCAGGAAAAATATCAAAGGAGAGCGAATTCATGACAGTTTCCAAGGAGTGCAGCGCAGTGCTTCAGAACAGGCAGATAAAGAAGCGAGGAGACCCCGGCAAGTTCGTCCTCTCTATCCAGATTGGGAAGACAGTTTTTGCATGCTCCTTGGTTGATCTTGGATCCAGCGTGAACCTCATGCCTTACTCTGTAGCACGACGTCTAGGATACACGCATTTCAAACCAACTAAGATGTCCTTAGTGTTCGCGGATAGATCAGTCAAATCCCCAGTTGGTATACTAGAGGATCTCCAAGTAAAAGTCGGAAACACCTCTGTTCCAGCAGACTTCGTTGTTCAGGAGCTGGAAGAAGAGTCTAAGGATCCTCTCTTCTTAGGAAGACCATTCCTATGTACTGTTGGAGCCATCATTGATGTGCAACAAGGGAAGATTGATCTGAATCTTGGGGACATAGTCATGCAATTCGAGATGGATGAACTACTAAAAAAGCCGATGTTAGATGGGCAGACCTTTGAGGTTGATGAAGGGATTGACCCGCTGCAATCTCGTGAAGGAATGATCGAGGAGATTCTTATAGAAGACCCACTTGAGCTTGCACTAGTAAGAGCTGAGGCCGAGCAGAGTGTCGTAAACATTGATGCAGACGGGTATGCCAAGATGCTTGATTCCGCAAGGAGTATGGGAAGAATGGTAGCGAGTCTAAGTCTGGAGGAGGCAAGCAACAGGGACGAGAACACTCCAGCTGGAGTGACCCCTACACCGAACTTGCCTGTTCTGCCGGACCAACCAGATGATCTCTGGAGCGAGCTTAAAGCTCCCAAGGTTGAGCTAAAACCCTTTCCCAAGGGGCTCAGGTACGCTTTCTTAGGTTCGAATTCCACCTATCCTGTCATTGTGAATGCTGAACTAAATAATGTGGAAACTGCATTGCTTTTGTGTGAGCTCAGGAAATATCGTAAG AAGAggttaaacccgaatctaaaagatgttgttaagaaagagattatGAAACTTCTTGAAGCGGGTGTGATCTATGCCATATCTGATAGTAAATGGGTTAGCCCTGTTCATGTAGTACCTAAGAAAG gtttcCTTCAGATCCATATCCATCCAGACGATCAGGAAAAGACGACGTTCACCTGCCCCTATGGAACGTACGCTTACAGGAGAATGCCATTCGGCTTGTGCAATGCGCCAGCGACATTTCAGCGCTGCGTGATATCAATCTTTACTGACCTGATTGAagacattatggaggttttcatggacgatttcagcGTCTATGGAAGCTCCTTTAGTGTCTGTTTGTCTAACTTGTGCAGGGTACTAAAAAGGTGTGAGGAGAAACATCTAGTGCTCAATTGGGAAAAGTGCCACTTCATGGTCAGGGATGGGATTGTTCTGGGGCACAAGATCTCCGAGAAAGGcattgaggtggataaggcaAAGATCGAGGTAATGATGAGCTTGCAACCACCAACAACTGTGAAAGCTATCAGGAGTTTCTTGGGTCACGCGGGGTTTTACAGAAGGTTCATCCAGGACTTCTCAAGGATACCGAGACCACTCACCAGACTGCTCTGCAAGGAGATCAAGTTTGATTTCGACAGTGAGTGCTTAGGTGCGTTCCATACCATCAAAGAAGCTCTAGTTAGCGCGCATGTAGTACAACCGCTAGACTGGGATCTCCCTTTTGAAATCATGACTGATGCCAGCGATTTTGCAGTTGGAGCAGTCCTTGGGCAGCGCAAAGATAAGAAACTTCATGTAATCTATTACGCAAGCAAAACCATGGATGAAGTTCAATGCAGATACGCTACAACTGAGAAGGAACTTCTGGCTATTGTTTTGGCATTCAAGAAGTTCAGATCCTACCTGGTGGGATCTAAGGTGATTGTGCACACCGACCATGCTGCTCTTAAGTACCTGCTCACAAAGAAAAATGCAAAACCGAGGTTGTTGAGgtggattcttcttctccaagaatTCGATCTTGAGATAAAAGATAAGAGAGGGGTCGAGAATGGGGTTGCAGACCATTTGTCCAGAATGAAGATTGAGGACGACACAACTCTTGATGAAGAACACCCAGTGGAACACGTCAACGCGATTGGTCTGCATTTCGCGGAACAACCTCTGGGAATGATACCCGACTGTTCTCGCATCGCGGAACAGCCAGTCGCCGCGATCCAAAAGCAGTACTCTCACCTCCCGTGGTTTGCTGAGATTGCGAAATTTCTTGCTGCTGAAAAGAAACCTCTTAAGTTCACTGGAAACGACAAGAGGAAATTTTTAAGGGAGGCAACGCGTTATGTTTGGGATGAACCGTACTTGTACAGACATTGTAAGGATGACTTGTTCAGAAGGTGTGTTCCAGAGGCAGATATCCCAGGAATCCTACATCATTGCCATGGTTCTTCTTACGCAGGCCACTTCGCTACATTCAAAACGGTTTCCAAAATCCTGCAAGCGGGTTTCTGGTGGCTAACTATGTTCAGGGATGTTCACGCCTACATAGCCAGATGCGATGCATGCCAGCGACTTGGGAACATCagcaagaggaatgagatgcctcagaattaCATTCTAGAGGTTGAGGTGTTCGACTGTTGGGGAGTTGATTTCATGGGCCCATTCCCTCCATCCTTCAAGAACGAGTACATCCTCATCGCCGTTGACTATGTATCTAAGTGGGTAGAAGCGATGGCGAGTCCCACTAATGATGCAAAAGCGGCGACTAAGATGTTCAGCTCAATCATCTTTCCGAGATTTGGACTGCCTCGAGTGGTCATTAGCGATGGTGGaacacacttcatcaacaaggcaTTTCAGGGCCTCTTAAAGAAGAATGGAGTAAGGCACAAGGTGGCGACCGCTTATCATCCACAAACGAGTGGACAGGTTGAGGTTTCCAACAGGGAGATCAAGAGCATTCTCCCGAAAACTGTCAACACCTCACGAAAGGACTGGTCACTTAAGCTGGACGATGCCCTATGGGCCTACAGAACGGCCTACAAAACGCCGCTAGGGACCACCCCCTATCACCTGGTCTACGGTAAGGCGTGTCACCTTCCTGTCGAACTCGAATACAAGGCTGCATGTGCAGTCAAGTTACTGAATTTCGACATCAAGCCAGCAACTGAGAGGCGCATGATCCAAATCCATGAGCTGGAAGAGATAAGGCACCTCGCATATGAAAGCTCCAAAATTTATAAGGAAAAGACCAAGGCCTACCATGACAAGCGAATCATTTCCAGACGTTTCGAACCCaacgataaggtcttgcttttcAATTCAAGGCTGAGGTTGTTCCCAGGCAAGCTGAAGTCTAGATGGTCCGGACCCTTCCCTGTTAAGGAAGTTCAACCCTACGGAGCTGTTGTGTTACTGGATAGAAAAGGAGACGAATTCGTAGTGAACGGCCAGCGCTTAAAGCATTACCTTGCTGGCTCCACTATCGCAGAGGGCGAAGAAATTCCCCTAAGCGATCCCCCATCAGCCTGA
- the LOC111205184 gene encoding glucan endo-1,3-beta-glucosidase 7, protein MEASVYRFFLLFFLCLYGLPQTKSQPFIGVNYGQTADNLPPPSATAKLLRSTTIQKVRLYGSDPAIIKALANTGIEIVIGTGDVPGLASDPSFARSWVETNVVPYYPASKITLIDVGNEATTFGDRNFMLQLLPAMKNVQSALEAASLGGKIKVSTVHTMSILSQSDPPSAGVFAADHADILKGLLEFNRETGSPFAVNPYPFFAYQSDPRPETLAFCLFQPNPGRVDANSKIKYMNMFDAQVDAVYSALSSFGFKDVEIVVAETGWPYKGDPDEVGTTIENAKAYNKNLIAHLKSMAGTPLMPGKVIETYLFALYDENLKPGKGSERAFGLFKPDVTMTYDIGLTKTTNQTSMAPQSPMPRLPPAAAPTSQTIPAPPQMILPSPTSPSDKNSGQTDVHNSTPRSASLAHLCSSLSVPSMMLFVSVMYALIM, encoded by the exons ATGGAAGCTTCTGTTTATCGATTTTTCCTACTCTTCTTCTTGTGTTTATATGGTCTTCCTCAAACAA AATCTCAGCCATTCATTGGAGTAAACTATGGCCAAACGGCCGACAATCTTCCTCCACCGTCAGCCACCGCAAAGCTCCTGCGGTCCACAACTATCCAAAAAGTCCGTCTTTACGGATCTGACCCCGCGATAATCAAGGCCCTAGCAAACACTGGTATCGAGATCGTCATCGGAACAGGCGATGTACCCGGTTTAGCATCCGACCCCAGTTTCGCTCGGAGCTGGGTGGAAACCAACGTGGTCCCTTATTACCCGGCGAGCAAGATCACTCTCATCGACGTCGGAAACGAGGCAACAACCTTTGGCGACCGCAATTTCATGTTGCAGCTCTTGCCGGCTATGAAAAATGTCCAAAGTGCACTCGAGGCAGCCTCTCTCGGTGGCAAAATTAAGGTATCAACAGTACACACAATGTCGATTCTGAGCCAGTCCGACCCTCCTTCGGCCGGGGTATTTGCTGCCGACCATGCTGATATATTGAAAGGGTTGCTAGAGTTTAATAGGGAGACGGGGTCGCCTTTTGCGGTTAACCCGTACCCGTTTTTCGCTTACCAGAGCGATCCTAGACCCGAGACATTGGCCTTTTGCTTGTTTCAGCCTAATCCTGGCCGTGTTGACGCAAACAGCAAGATCAAGTATATGAATATGTTCGATGCTCAG GTTGATGCGGTGTATTCAGCTCTTAGCTCGTTTGGGTTCAAGGACGTAGAGATAGTGGTGGCTGAGACTGGGTGGCCATACAAGGGAGACCCGGACGAGGTTGGTACGACAATTGAGAACGCTAAAGCTTACAATAAAAATCTTATCGCACATTTGAAATCAATGGCCGGAACACCGCTGATGCCTGGGAAAGTGATCGAGACATACTTGTTCGCATTGTACGACGAGAATCTCAAGCCCGGGAAAGGATCTGAACGAGCCTTCGGTTTGTTCAAACCTGATGTAACCATGACTTACGATATCGGTCTCACCAAAACTACCAACCAA ACTTCCATGGCTCCACAGTCGCCAATGCCACGTCTCCCACCAGCTGCAGCCCCGACGAGTCAAACCATACCTGCTCCCCCGCAGATGATCCTCCCTTCACCTACTTCTCCTTCCGACAAAAATTCTGGACAAACCGATGTTCATAATTCTACTCCACGCTCTGCTTCTCTAGCTCACTTATGTTCTTCTCTTTCTGTTCCGTCCATGATGTTGTTTGTTTCGGTTATGTATGCATTGATCATGTAA
- the LOC125585877 gene encoding uncharacterized protein LOC125585877: MRETTHGSYASLYKLKQTNDTEDKLKPAEKRVYELKPAEERVYELKPAEVSVNELDELSELSDIDLELDELSDTEDGAGLAAGRNGPLARLSECTEFLRCLKLYEDSSGQVINFQKSAVTFGAAVDPVMKRLIPELLHIDNEGGDGKYLGLLECFSGSKQKLLAFIGEKLKKRLRGWFAKKLSHGGKEVLLKSIAMALPVYAMSCFRLTKHHCQKIMSAMASFWWDEDGEKRKIHWIAWKKICVPKDKGGLGFRDIEDFNQALLAKQAWKLYNEPNSLLARVYKGRYYASSTILECGKGYRPSYVWRSIIFGRELLRKGLIRSIGDGRDTHVWTDKWILDEVPRRPVNKQPCFDVNLRVSELIGEDGKWKMELLQQLFPPNEVDRIKQIGVGRVKDREIWAFNKSGDYTVKIGCWLLTSVTSNRGDDHRVEDQAVIEIKKLIWKLPTIPKIRIHGLKFMEASTFNQERRQAIPWILWTIWKNINSLLYAETQESPSLLVQRTQEEAALWNKLNKAKSNGGQVQADMGMPKYWFPPTQGMIKCNLHASWRSDKQFIGVAWITRNHRGDVCMHARDALVPTSDKLAAEMECLLWVLRSLRDLRIEEASIGTESQKLIDAIKTPARWPRYRCLLRQIETVCLEFTVIEFEVESRESNKVARKISTSVLRDGRLRSYLALGGPAWLHDLIQTEVIGEL, encoded by the exons ATGCGGGAAACAACTCATGGAAG CTATGCATCCTTGTACAAGCTGAAACAAACTAATGACACTGAGGACAAGCTAAAACCAGCTGAAAAGCGTGTGTATGAGTTGAAACCAGCTGAAGAGCGTGTATATGAGCTGAAACCAGCTGAAGTGAGTGTAAATGAGCTGGATGAGCTAAGTGAGCTAAGTGACATTGATCTGGAgctagatgagctgagtgacactgaagatggagctggtttagCTGCTGGACGAAATGGGCCTTT AGCTAGGCTGAGTGAGTGCACTGAGTTTCTACGGTGCTTGAAGTTGTATGAAGATTCATCTGGTCAGGtcattaattttcaaaaatcagcTGTTACCTTTGGTGCTGCAGTAGACCCAGTTATGAAGAGGCTGATACCTGAGCTACTTCACATTGATAATGAGGGCGGTGATGGGAAGTACTTAGGCCTTCTGGAGTGCTTCAGTGGCTCAAAGCAGAAGCTACTTGCGTTTATTGGTGAGAAACTAAAAAAGAGATTACGAGGATGGTTTGCCAAAAAGCTTTCCCATGGCGGAAAGGAGGTCCTCCTCAAATCTATTGCTATGGCTCTTCCGGTTTATGCGATGTCATGCTTCAGGTTAACTAAACACCATTGTCAAAAAATTATGAGTGCTATGGCTAGCTTTTGGTGGGATGAAGatggagagaagagaaagaTTCATTGGATTGCGTGGAAGAAAATCTGTGTGCCAAAAGACAAAGGAGGACTGGGGTTTCGGGACATAGAGGACTTCAATCAGGCGCTGCTTGCTAAGCAAGCATGGAAATTGTATAATGAACCGAACAGCTTATTGGCGCGAGTCTATAAGGGCCGGTACTATGCATCCTCGACCATTCTTGAGTGCGGTAAAGGATATAGACCTTCTTATGTCTGGAGAAGTATAATTTTTGGCAGGGAATTACTGAGGAAGGGATTGATCAGATCCATAGGTGATGGAAGAGATACACATGTGTGGACTGATAAGTGGATTTTGGATGAAGTTCCTCGAAGACCGGTGAACAAACAACCATGTTTTGATGTCAACCTGAGAGTTTCTGAGCTCATAGGTGAAGATGGGAAATGGAAAATGGAATTACTGCAGCAGCTCTTCCCACCAAATGAGGTGGATCGAATCAAACAGATTGGTGTTGGCAGAGTGAAAGACAGAGAGATATGGGCTTTCAACAAGTCAGGTGACTACACAGTTAAAATTGGGTGCTGGCTCCTTACAAGCGTAACGTCAAACCGTGGAGACGATCACAGGGTAGAAGATCAGGCGGTAATTGAAATAAAGAAGCTTATTTGGAAGCTACCGACGATACCAAAGATTCGTATTCACGGTTTGAAGTTCATGGAAGCGAGTACTTTTAATCAGGAACGGCGACAAGCAATCCCCTGGATCCTCTGGACGATATGGAAGAACATCAACAGCTTGTTATATGCGGAGACACAAGAATCGCCATCCCTGTTGGTTCAGAGAACGCAAGAGGAAGCAGCTTTATGGAATAAACTGAACAAGGCGAAGAGTAATGGAGGGCAGGTGCAGGCTGATATGGGCATGCCAAAGTACTGGTTTCCGCCAACACAAGGTATGATAAAATGCAACCTTCATGCTAGCTGGAGAAGTGATAAACAATTCATAGGAGTAGCTTGGATCACACGAAATCATCGAGGAGATGTGTGTATGCATGCAAGAGACGCACTCGTACCTACCTCGGACAAACTGGCGGCTGAAATGGAGTGTCTATTGTGGGTACTTCGAAGCCTAAGGGATCTGCGAATAGAAGAGGCCAGTATTGGAACTGAATCTCAAAAGCTGATAGATGCAATAAAAACTCCTGCTCGTTGGCCAAGATATAGGTGCTTACTTCGACAGATAGAGACAGTTTGCTTGGAGTTTACTGTTATCGAGTTTGAAGTAGAGTCACGGGAGTCTAATAAGGTGGCAAGAAAGATATCTACAAGTGTTCTCCGTGATGGACGACTACGTTCGTACCTTGCCTTGGGAGGACCGGCGTGGCTTCATGATCTCATCCAGACTGAGGTTATTGGTGAACTTTGA
- the BNAA06G37090D gene encoding uncharacterized protein BNAA06G37090D: protein MEFCGSSSRFVSSLQLRFAAGLAVSGILLILLWSGAADAKSRHGQIPSSQGHESGVSSHSCIHDQIIEQRKRPGRKVYSVTPQVYHEPRSARKGRALLSVSEEEHKDVKQPIRIYLNYDAVGHSFDRDCQRVGDIVKLGEPPSSTFLAAPTCNPNVKPPVSGDCWYNCTFDDISGEDKRRRLRKALEQTADWFRRALAVEPVKGNLRLSGYSACGQDGGVQLPRQYVEKGIADTDLVLLVTTRPTTGNTLAWAVACERDQWGRAIAGHVNVAPRHLTAESWTLLSATLIHEVMHVLGFDPHAFAHFRDERKRRRTEVTEQQMDEKLGRIVTRVVLPRVVMHSRHHYGAFSQNFSGLELEDGGGRGTSGSHWEKRLLMNEIMTGSVDTRSVVSKMTLALLEDSGWYKANYSMADRLDWGRNQGTQFVTSPCNMWKGAYHCNTTQLSGCTYNREAEGYCPILSYNGDLPQWARYFPQANKGGQSSLADYCTYFVAYSDGSCTDINSARAPDRMLGEVRGSDSRCMASSLVRTGFVRGSMPQGNGCYQHRCKNNLLEVAVEGEWKFCPQAGGPIQFPGFNGELICPAYHELCGSPIVSVLGQCPNSCNFNGDCVDGKCRCLLGYHGHDCKIRSCPNNCSGHGKCTTQGVCICENGFTGIDCSTAVCDEQCSLHGGVCDNGVCEFRCSDYAGYTCQNSSKLVTSLLVCKNVLERDMLGKHCAPREPSILQQLEEVVVMPNYNRLFPGGARKLFNIFGNSYCDEAAKRLACWISIQKCDIDGDDRLRVCHSACQSYNVACGASLDCSDQTLFSTAEEGDANCTGSAEIRSPWFTRLWSKLLASN, encoded by the exons ATGGAGTTTTGCGGTTCAAGTTCTAGGTTCGTTTCCAGTCTCCAGCTCCGGTTCGCCGCCGGTCTCGCCGTTTCAGGG ATTTTGTTGATTCTATTGTGGTCTGGAGCAGCTGATGCCAAATCCAGGCATGGCCAAATACCTTCTTCGCAAGGTCATGAAAGTGGAGTATCTTCTCATTCGTGTATCCATGATCAGATCATTGAACAGAGGAAGAGACCCGGTCGAAAAGTATACTCTGTTACTCCACAGGTTTATCACGAGCCAAGGAGTGCTCGTAAAGGAAGGGCGTTGCTTAGTGTTtctgaggaggagcacaaggatgtGAAACAACCTATCAGGATTTACTTAAACTATGATGCTGTTGGTCACTCTTTCGACCGAGATTGCCAAAGAGTTGGCGATATCGTGAAG TTGGGTGAGCCTCCTTCGAGCACTTTCCTTGCTGCTCCTACTTGCAATCCTAACGTCAAACCTCCAGTTTCCGGTGATTGCTGGTATAATTGCACTTTTGATGACATATCTGGGGAGGACAAAAGGCGTCGCCTACGCAAG GCTTTAGAGCAGACAGCAGATTGGTTCAGAAGAGCATTAGCTGTTGAACCTGTCAAAGGGAACTTGCGGTTAAGTGGATACTCTGCCTGTGGGCAAGATGGTGGTGTGCAACTTCCTCGTCAATATGTGGAGA AGGGTATTGCTGATACTGATTTAGTTCTCTTGGTGACCACAAGACCTACTACTGGTAATACCCTTGCATGGGCTGTTGCTTGCGAACGTGATCAGTGGGGACGTGCAATTGCTG GGCATGTCAATGTTGCTCCCCGCCATTTGACTGCGGAATCTTGGACTTTGCTTTCAGCAACTCTGATTCATGAGGTCATGCATGTCCTTGGCTTTGATCCGCATGCCTTTGCTCATTTTAGAGATGAAAGGAAAAGAAGACGAACTGAG GTCACTGAGCAACAGATGGATGAAAAGCTTGGTAGGATAGTGACACGCGTAGTGCTTCCACGGGTTGTCATGCATTCGCGGCATCATTACGGA GCATTTTCTCAGAACTTCTCGGGTTTAGAACTTGAGGATGGAGGAGGACGTGGCACATCGGGGTCCCACTGGGAAAAAAGACTTCTCATGAATGAGATAATGACTGGATCGGTAGACACAAGATCAGTCGTTTCGAAAATGACTCTAGCGCTATTGGAAGACAGTGGCTGGTATAAGGCTAATTATAGCATGGCCGACCGTCTCGATTGGGGCCGGAATCAGGGGACTCAATTTGTCACATCTCCATGTAACATGTGGAAAGGTGCTTACCATTGTAACACAACCCAACTATCTGGCTGTACATACAACAGAGAGGCCGAAGGTTACTGCCCAATTCTAAGCTATAATGGAGACTTGCCTCAATGGGCTCGTTACTTTCCACAGGCTAACAAAG GCGGTCAGTCTTCCTTAGCAGATTATTGTACATATTTCGTAGCCTATTCAGATGGGTCTTGTACGGATATCAATAGTGCACGTGCGCCTGACAGGATGTTGGGTGAAGTGAGAGGGAGTGACTCCAG GTGTATGGCCTCGTCTTTAGTGCGTACTGGGTTTGTCCGGGGTTCCATGCCGCAGGGGAATGGCTGTTATCAGCACAGATGCAAAAATAATTTGTTGGAG GTTGCTGTGGAGGGAGAATGGAAATTCTGCCCTCAAGCTGGTGGACCAATTCAGTTTCCCGGTTTCAATG gtGAATTGATTTGTCCGGCTTACCATGAACTCTGCGGTTCACCCATAGTTTCTGTGCTTGGCCAGTGTCCTAATTCTTGTAACTTCAATGGAGATTGTGTTGATGGGAAGTGTCGTTGTCTCCTTGGTTATCACGGTCATGACTGTAAAATCC GTTCTTGCCCTAATAATTGCAGTGGACATGGAAAATGCACAACTCAAGGTGTATGCATATGCGAAAACGGATTTACTGGAATTGATTGTTCCACTG CTGTGTGCGACGAACAATGCAGCCTACATGGAGGAGTGTGTGACAATGGGGTTTGCGAGTTCCGTTGCTCTGATTATGCTGGCTACACATGTCAGAACAGCTCTAAACTAGTAACAAGTTTACTGGTATGCAAAAATGTGTTGGAGAGAGACATGTTAGGGAAACATTGTGCTCCACGGGAGCCTAGCATACTTCAGCAGCTCGAGGAAGTTGTGGTCATGCCCAACTACAATAGGCTTTTTCCAGGCGGGGCtcgaaaattatttaacatttttggTAACAGCTATTGTGACGAGGCAGCAAAAAGACTAGCTTGTTGG ATATCGATCCAAAAGTGTGATATTGACGGAGACGATAGATTACGGGTATGCCATTCAGCATGTCAGTCCTATAATGTGGCGTGTGGGGCTTCCTTGGACTGCTCGGATCAAACCCTTTTCAGCACCGCGGAAGAAGGCGATGCTAATTGTACGGGATCTGCCGAGATCAGATCGCCATGGTTTACCCGTTTGTGGAGTAAACTTTTAGCAAGTAACTAG